Genomic segment of Geminocystis herdmanii PCC 6308:
AATTGACTTTGAAGACGATTTACCTCCCCTTGATGAAGCGCAAATTAGAGAGGATTTAGAAGTTAGTCTGTCTCAAGTTAAACACATTTTAGCCACAAAAGATCAAGGGGAGTTGTTGCGTAGTGGGGTAAAAGTTGCGATCGTAGGTCGTCCAAATGTAGGTAAATCAAGCCTTTTAAATGCTTGGAGTAAAACCGATCGAGCTATTGTCACGGATTTACCCGGAACGACTCGTGATGTGGTAGAATCTCAGTTAGTGGTGCAAGGTATCCCCATTCAAGTTTTAGATACCGCAGGAATCAGGGAAACGGAAGACACTGTAGAAAAAATTGGGGTTGCTCGATCGTTACAAGCGGTATCCCAAGCGGATTTAATTTTATTTACCATCGATGCTAGTGTCGGATGGACTCTGGAGGATGAAGAAATTTATCGACAAATCAAAGACTTAAATCTGATCCTCGTCATCAATAAAACCGATATAGCACCATCAGAAGGGGTCAAATACCCCGATGAAATTAATCAAATAGTACCCACCGCAGGGGCACTCAATCAAGGCATATACGCCCTAGAAACTGCCATCATTGACACCATTAAAAAGGGAGAAACCACCGCAGGAGATTTAGATATTGCCATTAATCAACGTCAAGCCGCCGCCCTAACTCGTGCTAAAATTGCCCTGATTCAAGTACAAGAGACAATGGAAAATCAGTTACCCCTAGATTTTTGGACTATTGATTTACGCATTGCCATTCAAGCATTAGGGGAGATTACAGGGGAAGAAGTGACAGAATCTGTACTCGATCGAATTTTTAGCCGTTTTTGTATAGGGAAATAAGAAGTGAACTACCCGTTTCTAGCACCGATTAATCAAGTTATATCATAAACCTTAACACCTTCCTTCATCAAAAAAACTTTTTAACCAACCCCTAATTATCGATGAAAAACGGTTCTTGATTTTGGTATATTTAATGTATAAACCAACGATCTCAAACCAAAACTATATGATTACCCAGAAAATTTGTATGTGGGGAAATTCATTGGGAATTAGACTTCCTCAAGCCATAACTCAGCAAGTGAAATTACAAGAAGGGGAATTATTAAATATTGTTATTGAAGATAATAAAATTATCCTTACTCCAGCAAAACCAAAATATACCCTTGAGGAATTGCTGAAAAATGCCACCTCTGTCATGCAACATGATGAATTAGATTGGGGAGAATCTGTGGGAGAAGAAATGTGGTAAAAATTGATAATCGTATCCCCCAAAGAGGTGATATTATCAAACTCGAATTGAATCCTCGTACTGGTAGTGAACAATCAGGGTATCGTCCTGCTTTTGTTATATCTCCTATTACTTATAATCAAGTTTCTAAAATTATTTTAATTTGTCCGATTACCAGTCGTAAAAAAGGATGGGTTTTTGAAGTAGAATTACCGCCAGAAATGCAAACTCGTGGAGTGGTTTTAGTTGATCAAATTAGAGCTGTGGATTGTATCGCTAGACAAACTACTTTTGTTGAAGAATCCCCCTCATTTTTAATTGATGAAGTTTTAGCTAAATTACAAACTTTAGTAGCTTAAATAAAGTTAAAAATTAGGATAAAAACTATTAAAAGTTAAGAGATTTAGGGTTAACAGATGAACAAATTGCGGAGGCTTTAGAGATTTCGATCGAGTAAATAGATAATGTCATAAAATATAATTAAGATAATAAAATTAAAGAAAAAACGATGGAAAATACAAAAGTTATCTTAGGAAGAATCACCTTTAACCGTGAAATTATGGGGGGAAGGGCTTGTATTAGAGGAATGCGCATTACCGTCGCTTTAGTGTTAAAATTGTTGGCTAGTGATATGTCGATCGAAGAAATTTTAGAAGCCTATCCTTACCTAGAATTAGAAGATATACAAGCCTCCCTTAATTATGCCTCCTTGTTAGCTGATGAAAAAGTTTATTCTTTTGAGGAGAAAGTGGCATGAAATTTTTAGCAGACATGGGAGTATCACCTTTAACGGTTAAGGCTTTATCTCAGCAAGGATATGATGCTATTCATCTATCAGAAGAAGGCTTGTTTTATTTACCTGATTCCTTGATTATGTCAAAAGCAAAGGATGAAGGAAGAATAATTCTCACTTTCGATTTAGATTTTGGGGAATTGTTAGCTTTTAGTGGTGATTCTTTGCCAAGTGTGATTATTTTTCGATTAGAAAAAGCTAATCCTGATTATGTTTTATCTAAATTAAATCCTGTTTTACAAGAATGTCAAAATATACTAGAAAATGGTGTAATTATTACTATTAAAGATAGGAATTATCGAATTAGATATTTACCCGTTAAAAATTAGACATCTCTATTAATTGTCAAAACGAGGGCTTTAGCCCTTACTATAAACCATTAAAAATCTTTTCTTCCAGAAGTCTATTGAATAAAAATTAAGCTAAAATCAGTAAATCAAAACAAAGATTTTAGAATATGAGTTTTTTAAATCAACCCAAAAAAAGATCGATCGGCGTTATCTTAGCATTAATTGGTAGTGTAACCCCTGTGGTTGGTTTACATAAATTTTACTTAGGGCAACCTTTATGGGGTGTCATCTATTTTCTTCTCAGTTGGCAAAGTCCCATCGCCCGTATTGCTTGTGCGATCGATGTTGTATTGTATTTAACCCAAGATAATGACTTATTCACAGGGAGATTCAATAGTATAACTCCTTCATCTTCTCAGGCTCAACTAACAGTAAATCCCCAACAGGTGACAGAAATTGCCACAGCTATTAGGGAATTAGAAAAATTACGTCAAGAAGGGTTAATTTCTGAGTATGAATTTGAACAAAAACGCCGTGAATTATTAACATAAAAAACGATGTTTTGATTTTGTCATTGCTAGGCAATCTCAATCAAATTTGATTTCTGTTGCCAATGGGTAAGCTGTTAAACCGCTAGTTAATAATATTTGGTGTATGGTAGTTCACAATCACTCAAAAACTTTTTCGGTATCAGTAACAATGGCTTTACTTTCTCTTTCTCTGACAATAGTTAAACCTTCTTGTAATGCGGTAAGTCGATCGAGCATCCAGTGGTGTTCGGGAATTAATCCAGCAATACCTAATTTTTCTAAGCGACTTCTGACTTTACCCGTTGCACCAACTACGATAACCTCATGATTGTTGTCGATAGCCTCTTTAATGGCATTTTCTAAAGCCAGAGATGATGTTACCCCTAAAATTGGCACTTCAATTAAGTTAACTATCAATACATCATAATTAGCGATGGCATTATGTTCTCTGGATATTGCTTTGGCAACACCAAAGATCATGGGACCACTCAAGTGGAAGTATAATATTCGCCCTTCTGCTAAATCTAAGATTTGTTTTTCTTCGGGAGTGAGGGGAATTTCGTCATCGGCAGTACTAATAATTTTTACGGATTTCGATCGTAACTCCGAAAGTTTATCAATAGTTAAAATGTTAGCAATAAAAACACCTACCCCAACGGCTACCATTAAATCCACAAATACTGTTAAAGCGATAACCCCATATACGATCGCAGTAGCTTTGTATGAAATTTTGTGAACTCTTTTGAGGAAACCCCAATCCATAATATTGATACCCACCTTTAAAGCGATACCTGCCAACACTGCTAAGGGAATACTCGCCGTTAAAGGAGCTGCCCAAACTACTACTACAAATAACACTAAAGCACGAGTCAAACCAGATAATGCCGTAGTTGCACCCGTTTGAATGTTAACTACAGTTCCCATAGTTGCACCAGCACCAGCAATACCACCAAACAAACCAGAGAATAAATTGCCTAAGCCTTGCCCAATTAATTCTTTATTAGAATCATGCTCTGTACGGGTTAAACTATCAGCAACCACAGAAGTTAACAAAGCATCAATACAACCTAACATCCCCAATACTAAGGCGTTAAATACCATTGTACGCAATTGACTAGGCTCAAAAGTAGGGATTTGCAAAACGGGTAAACCAGTAGGAATTTCTCCAATACGGCGAATATCTGCATCTCCAAAGAATACCAAAGAAATCACTGTACAAAAAATTAGAGCTAATAGCTGAGGGGGTACAACACGCTTATATTTAGACGGCACAACATAAAGGATAACCACTGTCATCACGGCTAAAACTGTCTCTAAGGGTTGAATATTAGAGATGAGATTAGGGATATTTTGAATTGTACCGATAACTCCCCCTTTCGGACTAGCTTGACCCAAAAAAGGTGCAATTTGTAAAATAATCAGGATTAAACCGATACCCGTCATAAACCCTGAAATAACGGTATAGGGCATCATGGTAACGTATTTACCCAACTTGAGAAAGCCGAATAAAATTTGAAATAATCCCGCCATCATTACTACGGTAAAAGCCACCGCCATACCATTTTCTGGGTTAGTGGCGATCGAGTTTGCGATTACAGCAGTCATTACAACAGTCATCGGACCTGTAGGTTCAGAGATTAAAGTAGGAGTACCGCCAAACAGTGCCGCAAAAAAGCCCACTAAAACTGCTCCCCATAACCCTGCGGAAGCCCCAGCACCCGAAGCGATACCAAAAGCTAAAGCCATCGGTAAGGCGATGACGGCGGCGGTTAAACCCCCAAATACATCCCCTTGTATATTACGAAAATGAATTTTATTAGTAATTTGCATTGATAGTGTTATTTTTAATCAAG
This window contains:
- the mnmE gene encoding tRNA uridine-5-carboxymethylaminomethyl(34) synthesis GTPase MnmE yields the protein MKNIVQQETIVAIASAVVPNQGSIGIVRLSGVTALEITQKIFIPQGKPSWKSHQILYGYIQHPDTQQIIDEVLVLLMLSPRSYTREDVIEIHCHGGIIPVQQILELCLECGARLANAGEFTLRAFLNGRIDLTQAESISEIVGAKSPQASHVALSGLRGKLAQPIREMRSSLLDILAEVEARIDFEDDLPPLDEAQIREDLEVSLSQVKHILATKDQGELLRSGVKVAIVGRPNVGKSSLLNAWSKTDRAIVTDLPGTTRDVVESQLVVQGIPIQVLDTAGIRETEDTVEKIGVARSLQAVSQADLILFTIDASVGWTLEDEEIYRQIKDLNLILVINKTDIAPSEGVKYPDEINQIVPTAGALNQGIYALETAIIDTIKKGETTAGDLDIAINQRQAAALTRAKIALIQVQETMENQLPLDFWTIDLRIAIQALGEITGEEVTESVLDRIFSRFCIGK
- a CDS encoding AbrB/MazE/SpoVT family DNA-binding domain-containing protein produces the protein MWGNSLGIRLPQAITQQVKLQEGELLNIVIEDNKIILTPAKPKYTLEELLKNATSVMQHDELDWGESVGEEMW
- a CDS encoding type II toxin-antitoxin system PemK/MazF family toxin, which codes for MVKIDNRIPQRGDIIKLELNPRTGSEQSGYRPAFVISPITYNQVSKIILICPITSRKKGWVFEVELPPEMQTRGVVLVDQIRAVDCIARQTTFVEESPSFLIDEVLAKLQTLVA
- a CDS encoding DUF433 domain-containing protein; protein product: MENTKVILGRITFNREIMGGRACIRGMRITVALVLKLLASDMSIEEILEAYPYLELEDIQASLNYASLLADEKVYSFEEKVA
- a CDS encoding DUF5615 family PIN-like protein; this translates as MKFLADMGVSPLTVKALSQQGYDAIHLSEEGLFYLPDSLIMSKAKDEGRIILTFDLDFGELLAFSGDSLPSVIIFRLEKANPDYVLSKLNPVLQECQNILENGVIITIKDRNYRIRYLPVKN
- a CDS encoding NINE protein gives rise to the protein MSFLNQPKKRSIGVILALIGSVTPVVGLHKFYLGQPLWGVIYFLLSWQSPIARIACAIDVVLYLTQDNDLFTGRFNSITPSSSQAQLTVNPQQVTEIATAIRELEKLRQEGLISEYEFEQKRRELLT
- the bicA gene encoding bicarbonate transporter BicA, encoding MQITNKIHFRNIQGDVFGGLTAAVIALPMALAFGIASGAGASAGLWGAVLVGFFAALFGGTPTLISEPTGPMTVVMTAVIANSIATNPENGMAVAFTVVMMAGLFQILFGFLKLGKYVTMMPYTVISGFMTGIGLILIILQIAPFLGQASPKGGVIGTIQNIPNLISNIQPLETVLAVMTVVILYVVPSKYKRVVPPQLLALIFCTVISLVFFGDADIRRIGEIPTGLPVLQIPTFEPSQLRTMVFNALVLGMLGCIDALLTSVVADSLTRTEHDSNKELIGQGLGNLFSGLFGGIAGAGATMGTVVNIQTGATTALSGLTRALVLFVVVVWAAPLTASIPLAVLAGIALKVGINIMDWGFLKRVHKISYKATAIVYGVIALTVFVDLMVAVGVGVFIANILTIDKLSELRSKSVKIISTADDEIPLTPEEKQILDLAEGRILYFHLSGPMIFGVAKAISREHNAIANYDVLIVNLIEVPILGVTSSLALENAIKEAIDNNHEVIVVGATGKVRSRLEKLGIAGLIPEHHWMLDRLTALQEGLTIVRERESKAIVTDTEKVFE